The region TATCAAAGCGATGGACTATCAAGACCTGATCAATCGAGCCTATCACGCCTTCAATACCCGAGATATTGATGGCGTACTGACCCTTATGCATCCAGATGTCCAATGGCCCAACGGCTGGGAGGGCGGATACGTACATGGGCACAACGAAGTGCGCGCGTATTGGACCCGGCAATGGCAGGAGATTGACCCGGAAGTAACGCCCATTTCTATGCAGGAAAAGACCGACGGACAACTAGAAGTGATCGTTCATCAGCTGATCCAAGACCGGAAAGGCCAGCTTCTGACGGATGGTATCGTCAAGCATGTCTACACGTTTGACGGCGAAAAAATCAGGCAAATGGATATTCAATAACGGAGCTAAACTTTAAACCTATAAGGTTTCCAAAACCTTATAGGTTTAAACTGGCAATGCTCTACTTCTCCACCAGCGCCTGTATTGCTTTGATAATCTCGGCCTTCTTTTCGTGGGCGTTGTTGCAGAGCAGGATAATCGTTTTGTCTGCGTCGATGAAGCGCATGATCTGGGTTTTGTAGCCGGGGTTATCGCCGTCGTGCCAGACAAGACGGCCAAGTTTCGGACTTTGCGCCACCTCCCACCCGAAGCCGTACTGCGAGAGGGAGCCATCATTGAGTTTAGCCGGGGTAAAAGCGTCTCGCAGCGTTTGCTGACTAACCAGTTTATCGGAGTAGAGTGCGCGGTCCCACTTCAGTAAATCGTCGGCGGTGGAGCTGATCCGGCCGGGCCCTTTGCGGTCGCCTAGCCAGATGGCGTAGTTGAATTCGGGGAAGGAGTCGGCCTGAACATAGCGTTTCTTCTCGGGCACATATATATGACCCCAGGCCACGTCAGACAGTTTTAGTTTTGCCTCTCTGGTACGAATGTCCGTGTGCGTCATGCCGAGGGGATTGAAAATGCGCGTCCGGCAGAAGCTAATAAAATCCTGTCCCGAGGCCCGTTCGGCAATGCTAGCCAGCAGCATATAACCGGTATTGCTGTAGGTGTATTTGGCCCCCGGCTCAAACAGTTTGGCAGGATGGTACTTGATCAGATAGGCAATGTTATCGGCGTTGTTGGCCACTTTACTCTTGTCCCAGTGCTTGTCCATCACATCCTGATAATCGGGCAGACCAGAGGTATGATTGAGCAGGTGGCGGATGGTGATACCCGGATACGGCAGCCCCGAAATGTATTTATCAATCCGATCATCGTAATTCAGCTTCCCCGCCTGCTTCAGCATCATGATCGTCATGGCCGTAAACTGTTTGGACACCGATGCCAATTCAAAAATTGAGGCCGTGGTCAACGGTTCTTTCGTCTCGAAGCGTTTGTAGCCGAAGGCTTTTTCGTAAACGGGTTTGCCTTTATCGGCGACGAGGATGACCCCACTAAAATCGGGGGTCTGAGCGATGAGTTTGTCGATTTCGGCAGGTAGTGATGGTTGGGCGATGGTGTCGAAAGGAGCTAACAAAACGATAAAAAATAAATACGGAATCTGGCTAATTTTCATGTGAGAGCAGGTTGTATGAATTTTGTGCGTGTAGTACCGACCGTCGGCACTACACGCACAAAATAGGAAAAATCCAGTCAACTTTCTGGCTCATTTCCCAGCACTCATCTTCAGCAAAAAATCCCGCACCAGCACTTGTTGATCCGTACTGATAAAATCAACGCCCGCTTCACGGAGTTTTGCCCAAACGAGCGGGTCTTCGGGACTCGCCCAGAGCCGTAGCTTTTTCCCTTGCTGATGTACCTGATCAACCAGTTGGCGCAGTTTCTGAAACTCGTCCGCTGGCATGTCGCCCTTTCCCCGCCACCGAATCTGGTTTGGATAGGAATCGCTGATTATCGGCATCAGAACGG is a window of Spirosoma linguale DSM 74 DNA encoding:
- a CDS encoding conserved hypothetical protein (KEGG: ret:RHE_PF00010 hypothetical protein), which codes for MDYQDLINRAYHAFNTRDIDGVLTLMHPDVQWPNGWEGGYVHGHNEVRAYWTRQWQEIDPEVTPISMQEKTDGQLEVIVHQLIQDRKGQLLTDGIVKHVYTFDGEKIRQMDIQ
- a CDS encoding beta-lactamase (PFAM: beta-lactamase~KEGG: sml:Smlt3495 putative beta-lactamase); translated protein: MKISQIPYLFFIVLLAPFDTIAQPSLPAEIDKLIAQTPDFSGVILVADKGKPVYEKAFGYKRFETKEPLTTASIFELASVSKQFTAMTIMMLKQAGKLNYDDRIDKYISGLPYPGITIRHLLNHTSGLPDYQDVMDKHWDKSKVANNADNIAYLIKYHPAKLFEPGAKYTYSNTGYMLLASIAERASGQDFISFCRTRIFNPLGMTHTDIRTREAKLKLSDVAWGHIYVPEKKRYVQADSFPEFNYAIWLGDRKGPGRISSTADDLLKWDRALYSDKLVSQQTLRDAFTPAKLNDGSLSQYGFGWEVAQSPKLGRLVWHDGDNPGYKTQIMRFIDADKTIILLCNNAHEKKAEIIKAIQALVEK